Proteins from one Xenopus tropicalis strain Nigerian chromosome 1, UCB_Xtro_10.0, whole genome shotgun sequence genomic window:
- the LOC108645680 gene encoding acrosin — translation MALLSLKLTAIFLFFFAIYVLISISESAETCECGKRPLIKDSQRNSRIVGGVNSQPGAWPWLVSIQAWRGSDYGHFCGGTILNNQWILTAAHCLIDYKTTFDTIRVVIGARKLSKLGSETQIRKVKQLILHEKYLREGKHSYDIGLILLDEPIKFNDYTQRACLPSASLNVAQKTNCYVAGWGVLEEKEIAAADILQEAGVFFINKELCNSKEWYNGKVYPYNLCAGHKEGKIDSCQGDSGGPLMCKRKTSNDYIVVGVTSWGIGCARKQRPGIYISTQYFNEWIESKITKKAEGQTRPKRSLLKKIFFPQLPTQLPTTQSHKVKLQPTDTFELEAANEHLTDTNSVQRVQVIPTADPEHVDLRQSIWHSLTQIYRRITAYLRNLLTGRNGGLT, via the exons ATGGCTCTACTGTCTCTGAAGCTAACagcaatttttttattcttttttgcaATCTATGTTTTAATTTCTATTTCTGAGAGCGCTGAGACTTGTG AATGTGGAAAAAGGCCTCTAATAAAGGACAGCCAGCGTAACTCTCGTATAGTTGGAGGAGTAAATTCCCAGCCAGGAGCATGGCCCTGGCTAGTAAGCATCCAGGCTTGGAGAGGTTCTGATTATGGACATTTCTGTGGCGGCACAATCCTGAACAACCAATGGATTTTGACAGCGGCCCACTGTCTCATCGATTACAAAAC AACATTTGACACAATTAGAGTTGTAATTGGAGCACGCAAGCTTTCTAAGCTAGGTTCGGAAACCCAGATTCGAAAGGTTAAACAGCTAATACTTCATGAAAAGTATTTGAGAGAAGGAAAACATTCTTATGACATTGGTTTGATTCTGCTGGATGAGCCCATCAAATTTAATGATTACACCCAGCGGGCCTGTTTACCTTCTGCTTCACTAAATGTGGCACAGAAGACCAACTGCTACGTAGCAGGATGGGGTGTTCTCGAAGAAAAAG AGATAGCAGCTGCAGATATCCTGCAAGAAGCTGGTGTGTTTTTCATCAATAAGGAACTTTGCAACAGCAAGGAGTGGTATAATGGCAAAGTATACCCATACAACCTGTGTGCTGGTCATAAGGAAGGCAAGATTGACAGCTGCCAG GGTGACAGTGGAGGTCCCCTTATGTGCAAGAGAAAGACATCTAATGATTATATTGTGGTTGGAGTGACAAGCTGGGGAATAGGCTGTGCCCGAAAGCAACGGCCTGGGATTTACATCTCTACCCAGTATTTTAACGAATGGATTGAAAGCAAGATCACCAAGAAAGCAGAGGGCCAAACTAGGCCAAAGAGGTCTTTACTGAAAAAGATCTTTTTTCCTCAACTACCCACTCAGCTACCGACAACACAGAGTCATAAAGTGAAGCTACAACCGACGGATACATTTGAGCTAGAAGCAGCCAATGAACATCTTACAGATACAAATTCAGTTCAGCGTGTCCAGGTAATACCAACAGCTGATCCTGAGCACGTGGACTTGCGCCAATCTATATGGCATAGTTTGACACAGATTTATAGACGCATCACTGCCTATTTACGCAACCTCCTTACTGGACGCAATGGAGGACTGACTTAA